The Topomyia yanbarensis strain Yona2022 chromosome 3, ASM3024719v1, whole genome shotgun sequence nucleotide sequence CGATTGAATTTTGTACCAGTACCAAACAATTTGTGGGATACACAACACTGCCAGTGTCTGAGAAAAAGGCCTCGAAAGCACTAGTATTCATGGTTGTAGGCATTCAGTCACGTTGGAAGCAAGTTGTTGCCTTTCACCATACCGGAAATTCAATAGGCGGAAGCTTTTTGAAAGATATGGTCAGTTCCGTTATTCTGCGCGCAGAAGCGATTGGGCTGAAAGTGCATTTCTGCACTTCAGATTCTGGGTCGGAGAATCAGAGGTTCTGGAAAGACTTCGgtgttaatttttcaaaagaaaatgtaTACAATGATCTCTCCATACCACACCCTGCTGATAACTCCCGCCGATTGGAGATTGTGCCAGATCCAGTCAATTTGTTTAAAAATGTGGTTAACGGTTGGATCAATAATGTTTTCCAAACGTTGCCTCAGTGGTAcgtcgaaaaaaaaagtttgacttcAAATATTGTGCATCGAGATCATCTAAAAATGCTTGTAAattatgaaaaagaaaataagCTTCGCATGAGCTACTCTCTATCTGCAGCTGACGTGTGTTTCGAAAACAAAACGTCATCGATTGAAAAGATGAAGGTCTCTAACGCGACGAAGTATTGCAATCAATCAGTATCCGCGGCACTTCGTGTTTTTGCTGCTGAATCTGGTAACACGGAAGTGATCGCAACGGCGTTTTTCATAGAAGACTTGTCACTCTGGTTCGATTACATAAACAATAGACGACAGGAATGCGCTTTATCGCGATCAGATATTACAAAATATCAGGACATTACCAATCAGCTAAATAATACAGCAAAACTCATCTATGACTTGAAGGTTGGCGAGTCCGGCAAATGGAAACCATGGAAATCCGGAGTTGTGATGAGCACAAATGCGATTATAAAAATTTCAGAGCACCTGTTCGATATTGGCGCTAAGGAAGTTTTAACGTCGCGCTTCACTCAAGACTGCTTAGAGTCTTTGTTTTCAGTTGTTCGTTCTAAACAACGTCGCCCTACATCTCTTGAGTTCcagcgaaatttaaaaaatgtgacACTTTCTCAGTATATGACTGCGACACCAAATGCTTCGTACGTGGCTGACGACCAGAAACATCTTATTGGTATGATTGAATTAATGTCACATCGCCGCAAGGTGGAACCGAAAAGGGCAAACGTGtcggacgtgaacgataacgatGATATCATTGAAGTAGACTACGAAGCACTGATTATAGAAGCCGAACAATTTTTCGATCGCGCTGAACAGAATACGCTTTATCATATAGCAGGCTATATTTTTGGGAAAATAGGTTCGGAGCAAACGTGCAAATCATGCTTATCAAAGTTTTCCTGCACCGCTAGATCTGTACAAGGATCAAATTTTACCAGTTTTACATCTTTGCGCGCTAAATCAGCAAGAAGCAATTTTCACTTCATTACATACGATCTGTTCCGTTATTTCATGGCGATGGAGATTATTTTCCGTAATTATAAAGCGAATTGCACATCTGAAGTTACTGACATAAAATCTAGGATAATGAATGAATTATTAGTCCTTCCAAAAGATATGTTCCACTGCGACGAATTCAGAGTAAAACTAATGAACCGTTTCCTATTATTTCGATTGAAGTCTGGAGAAACGAAGAAAAATCGGAAGAGGAAGTTCGACAGTCGAAGTATGATGTACTGAAAACGTGAAAATAGAAACATATAGAAAATACTTCCATGTGCGATGAACtaaatgaaaacatttttttcgtgaGACAGTAAGTTTGTATCTTTGCTTGAAGATACAATAAACAATTACTATTTATTTTGGGTCTACATTCACCCTACCCTAGATGAATCTATAATCGATAGCCGCTTATGGCATTTAAAACTATGGCTGTGGCTCATCTAGACCACAAAGTGTCGGTCATTTCGCTAAGGatgtgttttatattttttaaatgaaatataacAATTTAATGCCAACTTTGATTTTGCCAGAAACATGGAATTGGttcatatagaatattttaatctgaACAAATTAAGTTTTGGACACAACGGAAACAAAATTAATATTCTGGCAACATTGCTCGGGAGGGGTGTGTcattttcaacagggattagcCAAATACAAGAAGAAGCGAAAAAAGAAgtcagctggcggatcctatcctagcatAATACCAAAAAATATCTCCTTCAAGAGTAAAATAACAACAAGTTTAGCTATTGACCATAGCAAATCAATAGCAAAGAGAAATCAAAACAATCAATAGCACAATATGCCATGCGTGGGCTATTGAATAACATTTGAATACCTAAAGCAGGTTTTCTACAGCAACAGCAAGATAATAGTAAATTAGGTCATTTGATCGTTTTTAAGGAATTTACAGACTTTAATGTAAAAAAGCAAATAATTCAATCTATAAGAAATGTTTATTTATTCAAAAACAATTCATTAAAACCATGTCAATTTTAAGTAAAATCAGCAGCCTTTGCGCCTCTGTTGATTGATATCGATTTCATTCTATCAATCTGAAAAATTGGAAGAGTAACAGTATAAGTATTATATTCTTAAATACAATACAATGCTATATATATGAAAACACTTAGGATCCTGATCGGAGAGTTGGGTTGTTGGCGACGACGATTGCAATGAATTTTGGAACCTTTCTCGCAATTTTTAATGCGGTGCCTCGAGGATCATTCAATAAGACCCTGCGTTCGAAAAGTCGATCTGCAAAGGAACCCTTGTTAATGATACATGCAGCTAGAGGACAGTGAGTTTATTTACCCTTGATGTATTCAACTTTTTTCGGGTCTAATTTATCCGGAGGATTCGATACTTCGAGCTGAGCAGGTTCTTCCATCGATGTTGCCTTTCTTTTGCCGCTTGGGTTGTTAGATCTTCTACCTGAAACAGTTGCATTTCCTATTCCTTCAGGCCATAGATGGAGCACCAGCTCCTTAACGAACATGTAGTCTGATTCATCGGCCGCCAGAGATACTTTCAGTAACCATGCTTTGTCCGGGTAACGTGGAACTCTGAAAACATCTCCCCCCGGTTTCTCCATCAATGCTTCCTGTAGCTTCATATTCAGATTccttaatttcaaattttccttTCGCAATTGCGAGATTTCCTCTTGAAGTTGGGTATCGTTTGCACTGTTTGCTGTTCCTTCATTCAGTTGCCCGACGAATGGATTTGGATTAGATTCCGATCTGATCCCAACGTCAACAGATGGTTTCTCCAAAACTGACAAAAATCTGTCTGATATATCGCCGGAAACAATGTTCACCGAGGATTCTGGGCCAACTGTCAAATCTAGCGGGTCAACATCAGTGTTATCGGCGGAAAAGTTTTCGCCGCCATGCTCAGTGTCCGCGACAAAAATCGTATTAATATTTTCTTTATCCTCATTTTTCTTTAGCTGTTCCTCAACTATCAACAATTTTGTTTGTGCAGGGCCTTTGAAGCGCTTCTTGGGCTTAGATTTGGACTTGGCTTCCTGCGGGTCAGAAACCTTTTAAAATAGAGGAAAAGCGATTTGCGAATAAGTAAGGTTATGTTCTATGCCACTTGAGTTTGCACATTTTAATTAATGGCAAATATGTACTTACGGTTTTTTCCATGAACACCATATTGGCAGCGTTAGCTGACCTCCCAAAAAGCTTTCGCGATGCTGTTTTCCGGGTTCTCCCCATATTGCGTCGTTTTTTTCGCACATGTCCACCACGAGCATACAAAGAGATTATCgcagaaaaatttattttgacatGTCATGACATGACCCCGTAGCTTACagttcgacacagatctttcaatagggccaaagtcgcaatgtactcaaatggagaaaaatcagtttcaatatacggcgatgcttttctaaatgtagtttttattgtaggtataaattactttatgaccatgtttttccggaagcatctttggttaaaccttatgacaatataacaaagaatttaattcctatgtgcttttagtgggtagaaactaaaaaaatgctcacgcccaatttgcatcccagtcgtgatttcgcccttcagcaaccaccatttgcggaagggctaaacggagtacataattttcagaagggcgcggtaaaagggctaaactgactctgtcttgctgggtagggctgggtaaatgggcgagcttgacagtatactttttaatagggctcggcaaatgggcgcatagaaacccaatgtaaatgaaagggcgcgtgcatcttttcttcgaattacatgaaaatatcgaaatattcgaatgtttatgtgcaacaactatcgagtagacatgatcatagtagatattgcttatcatttatataatagaaccgccgtttaaagaataattttgtgaataataaccgtacgcccggttctgtcaaaaaatgtaagtttagcctttatattccatatgagaagaagggcctaagtcgaaatctcgaagaaaatgcatttttcgccgttttgttttctttaattataaatcgaactaaaaaccattttaactaattttcacctcaatcttgtagtatttttgtcgcataatgtcataatagcgaaaacgcagtttgtttacatttgcgatttaagccctaatgaaagatctatgtcgagtTGATCATATAGTAAGTTGTCCTTGATTGTAAAGTGCAGTCATGCACTAAAAGATGGCAAAATCCTACCAAAATAATCTATTCGAAAATCTTGAATCTAATAATTTGGCTGCATGTTGTAGTTAACGTTATCCATGATAGTAAACAAATTGCATAACAATAATGGCatattttgaatatagaaaTTATGCTAGTAGGGTAACTAATCTGATTTAGACCCCGACATGTTTGACCCTTTTGATACATTTGTCTCGTTTACTAGCAAGTTCCACGAAATAAGTTAAATGGTTAAATGAATATAACTACATTATTTGGGTTGcttttaaaaattaaacatacacgcagaaaaaagatttgtaggttcaataaaattgtgcattaaattcaataaattaaattattggtcgggagacaataaaattatttattgaattcaataaaatttatttattgtttcaataaaacaaaattatcgttccgtttttcaataattattttattgaaattaaaagaaaattattgatactaaaaatgtatttattgaaagccaaaatttgttgttgttctaataaaaaatattttcatgccaataagtttgtttgttaaagtgataaacaataaatgattggattcaataacacatatttttggtttaaatatgctaattttttctgcctgtagttcatctctaatttcAAAATTGTAATTCGGGTTTAACAGTAGGTTGTCATAAAATAtattacagtaagattccgtttttggcactgTCTTACTGTTACCAATTCATTGGAGGGAGAACCGAAATTTAATATAAGCATAGCTTACTGTGCTGACTGCTAACCGTTTCATTCTCATTTGTCTAGTTGATTTGTCATCAGTATCGTGACGGAGCTTAGCATTAGTACGGTGACTTTGTATGATATGGAGCTCATAAACAACAAcaaatcaattttatcaatttataAATCCACGGTTCAAGTACAATCAACCGAAATGACTGCTCAAATCAGACAAGTTTTCAATTCCGAgtgtacacacagaaaatgtatttgtaggttcaataaaatatggattaaattcaattaataaaattattggtcggaagacaataaatttatttattttttcaataaacaaatttattgttccctttttcataattttttattgaaattaaaagaaaattattgatattATAAAtgttgaaagcaaaaatttgttgttctgataaaaaatattttcaaatcaatAATTTCGTTGGTTAAAGTGAtgggattcaataacacatctttggtttaaatatgctaaatttTCCTGCGTGTATGTGATGAAAATAGCGACACTGTCAACATTAATACAATCCGTCAAAGTCATTCCAAACAAACAAGCAACTTCTCGAACCTATGAATTTTAGAAGTCGTTTGTTATGACATTAATAGGTTTGTTAAATTTTCGAACACTTTGGTTGAATCTAtaccaaataaaacaaaattggaCCCAGCATCCATTTTTATAGAATGGCTACCTTCAGTCGACAAACTGTGGTCCACCGTACAAGTCCAGCTGTCATAATGATTAACGACGCTGAATcgctctggataaagactcgaccaGGCTTGCGAAATGTACTGGAGAATGACACGAATCAGCAGACAGTCATGCAGTATAACTGCCGGCAGCTGCCGAACGCAAATTGCTATAACAGCTACGACTGAAAATGTCAAGGATCTCATCACATTTTCATTCCGGAATGTTATGTTCGTTCTTTTCTATAACTTCTCTTTTTCTTCCGAATCCAAGACCGACATGCTGTGGTAAACAGCTACCCTTTCTTCATGCTGTGACCGGTGAGCTACACAGTTCGGTTTTCGCTAGGCGCTCAGTGTAATTATTGCTATCGGTACTCACCCCATACAGAACACTCAATAATATATTCCCGTTTCGCTGTGCAtcggaaattttcgttttctttaTTTTCGCTTCCTGCTGCCTCTCGGTAGGCTGACACCGTACAGTAGCTCAGCATTCTACGCATTTAGTCTATCAGTGCAAGTTCGTAAGCCGTTTGGAATAGTTGATTGAATTTATATGCGCAAGTACCCATCGAGAGCCGATATATGTATTCTATCTCAAAGTAATATGGATTgtgcattagagtgggacatggttatatgaaaaaaataaaatttcgctccgagtaactttttgggtcccatttagctcgcagaacaactctgcaaatttttagttcgatcggtgaaactatatttttgcgcccacggtttaaagtttacatgggatttcgtatggggaaaacgtcttttgcaaattaattcttccaagagtcacccgttacctcctaaaaataaatggatatctgatttttataggtaATTTGTCATGGaaataaagtctagaagactgcaaaacaatCTGATGcctgtggaaaaagttattaagcaaaaaccgattgatgccctgaagaatgatgaaaattttacttttcatagcatcactgctgctgatggtcgaattatatacaaaaattttaattttctctttttatatacaaaagaagactcaatttatccctcaaaactcttgcgaagtggccaaacagtatgggaaaatgatttagacacattaagagaatatcaaaacacaattgcatacaattggacaaccaacaacagtggtgctagaaaaaatgaattttttttcaatcgtcagagcatcaattggtttcagcttaataacttttttcttaagcgtcagatcgtttcgtagtttttcagactttgtttctgtgttaaatttcctacaaaagccacataacggtttatttttaggaagcaatgggcgactcctggaggaattattttgtgaaagttaattttcccttATAAAATCCCGTGTAAACTttgaacagtgggcgcaaaaatatagttttagggatcaagctaagaatttgcacagatgttctaggactaaaatggtacccaaaaaggtgctcggagctggaatctattttttgtcccaccctattgTGCATGCTTATGTAGAATACATTTCCTTTGAATATATGTACATTATGAGTACGACGTATCAAGGGACAATTAtgctacatttttttcgtttgccCGCTTGTATTTCgcgaaaaaaaatgcatttaaaacgAGCAATCCGTGATTCGCCTGAGAACAGTTCAAGCAATGAAATCAAATGTTATGAAATACTCCGTTTTTTAAGTATTTATGTTTAGCTAGCTTGAAAATTGATCAATATTCTTGTACTGAATGAACTTTAGTCTTCGTGCCACGTGTCGACGAAACGTATAATTATTCCTTCTCTAATTTATAGACATATAATGAGTTTTACTATTGGCGAAATGCTCAGTTCATGCAAACTATTCTAAAAGTCGAACATGACTTTtatttataagtagaatttATAAAGAGAGACAACTGCAGAAATTTACAGTTCCTCCCTTTTAAAATTTCCTAAGACAATAGCTACTATATTACTATACACATTTTTGCTAAATATCAAAACTGCAGAACTGAGATTCCATTAAATGTTGAAAGGTAAAAGTGTTTACATTTTGATATTTATAGCATCGATTTAGCTAAAAAAATTATGATTATTGGTCGATAATATGTCAAAATGTTCTCGCGCCTCTAAAGCAGTAGTCAACATATTGCAACTACTGTTTTATTGCCTGTATGGCAGTTGCAAATACCAACATCTATATTGCCTCcaaggcaaaaaaaaatttctagagAAATAAAATTCGTACGTGTATCTTACCATGTAAAACTTGAAATGAACTTTAGTATGTACAGGAGATTGGATACATTTGATtaggtttttgtttatttttatgttaaACAAAACTTTTCATTGCAAAATTTGCATTTGAACTGTAATAGGTGTGGATAATATGTAAATTTAGATATCATGGATGTCAGTAATGACAACAGTTTAAAAATGACGCATCGTGAAAACGTGGGGTAATATAATCTCCTGTCTACTAGGGCTAAAAACAAAGCCGACCATGTCTAATAGATACGAAAGTTCTAATCACATAACCTGACGTAATATCTAACAAGATTACTTTTTAGATTCATGATAAACTTTTACTTTAGGTTAATTCAGCCATTTACGATAAATAAGTGCACAGTGGGGCAGGAACGAAAATTAGCAAGACAAAACCTCTAGCGCTTTGGGAGTGCATTTCTTTTAGTTGCTATGCTCAGCAAAGTATCTTGGTTTTATCTGCGCCTTAAGTGGCGCTGCCAtgttaacttttttatttcgcatCCCAGAGGTTTGGTGTTTTCTGCAAAGTTTTAGAATGTTTCAAAATACGATAAGTTGTCGAAGACAGTTGAGCTCTATATCttcaagtaacaaagttatatcgATTATTATAAAATTCTGCTGAAAATCACTTTTTAAGTAGTGTTTGCCTTGTTTTCGTTAAATTTATCACTCACAACATAACAATCCTATCAGGACTGATGTTTTGCATCTATTATAGAAGACTTTGCAAATATTCAACACGTTTAAAGAGAAATATGAGcaaaagtattaaaaaaattgtgattctaaaaatcagttttctcagAAAGTTGCAAGTTATCTACGTTTTTAGTCTACCATATATGTCCTACCAAATGTGAAAATACGCTGGatgcatattttgatatatcttgtTGTGAAATTGTGATGATTAACCGCCCGGAAGTCGTGTTAATGCTTCCCTAAGCGTgcagccgctgatgctcaaAGACGGTTTCGCTGGAGTAACTGAACTAGTGAATTCGTGTGACTGTCGGAAGGTTAGACGCAAAACAACAGTCCTGATAGAATTGTTGTTGTGAGTGATAAATTTAACGAAAACAAGGCAAACACTACTTAAAAACGTTATTGTCAGAGGAATTTTATACTAATcgatataactttgttacttgaaGATATAGAGCTCAACTGTCTTGACAACTTATCGTATTTTTGAACGTTCTAAAACTTTGCAGAAGACACCAAACCTCTAAGATGCGGAATAAAAAAGTTAACATAGCAGCACCACCTATGCGGTGGAAATCTAAACTAATTTACATTTTCAGAATAAGGCGCAGGTAAAACCAAGATACTTTGCTGAACATAGCAACTAAAAGAAATGCACTCCCAAAGCGCTAGATATTTTGTCTTGTTAATTTTCGTTCCTGCCCAACTGTGCAGTACTGTTTAGCTGGATTGTCCAACattcaataaaatataatataatttgcTCACGAAGAAAATATTTTCGACCGATTAATAGTGTCAGATACTGCAAATGATGCGAATCAAGAGTACCTaatgtaaattttcattaaaaagctGTTTTTTCTGGACGAAGacccttatttatttatttataaaggaTTAGGCCAATAAATCAACAATTTGATGCAATAAAATGTAGAATAAACATATATTTGAAATTCCGCGCCCAAAAATTTTGGAACATAAATTTTTCAGGCGCACCAACATTTGAAGCGAAAATCAACTAGCTAAATTTACTGATTTAGCGTCATCTACAGTTGGTGTCACTGTTATTGAACAAGATTTAGATTTTAATATCTGAACTCAAATATGTATATGAAAATGGCATTCGTCGTTTTATGGAAGCTACCACAGCTACCTTTCATAAATAGGAACAATATCTCAAATTTACCCGGAATAATTTATAATCTGACGTActcctgggggtgaattcacacCCAGTTGAAAAAACACTGTTAAGGACgactcagacgatacatcagcttccgtcaacgtcaacggaacgtcaccgttccgtcaggataagttacatgcagttaaatggggGCATTCACACATatcatcaacggcacggaacgttttggcatgcggcacgtgtgaacgggcgcaaaagaaaagtatttaacatatcctgacggaacggtgacgttccgttgacgttgacggaaactgatgtatcgtctgaatcgcgctTAAAGCTTTCCAGTCACACGACTTGACGTGCTTTCTATAAagcgcgattcagacgatacatcagcttccgtcaacgtcaacggaacgtcaccgttccgttaggataagttaaatacgtttctcttgcgcccgttcacacgtgccatacgtcaaaacgttccgtgccgttgatgttgtgtgtgaatgcctccatttaactgcatgtaacttatcctgacggaacggtgacgttccgttgacgttgacggaagctgatgtatcgtctgagtcGTCCTTAACAGTGTTTTTTCaactgggggtgaattcacccccaggagTACGTCAGATTATAAATTATTCCGGGTAAATTTCGACTTATTATACTAACatttccatcgaattattgtcTCTATATCATAGAGTcaataattcgatggaaatattaggataacaaattgaaatttaCCCGGAATAATTCATAATCCCACGTACCCCTGGGGGttaattcacccccggttgaaaaacattgttctataatgaattttttttatatcctGGTGGATTCATTTTGGACTTCAGCCAAGGATGCAACACGATTTCTAGAACGGTTTGCCTCCTATCCAATAGAAATggaattttcagaaaataagcTTAGATATTTTCCAGCCCGATAAGCATACGTAATGCATCCAAAAAACCAAATGTTTAGTGAGAATAAAAAGAATATTATATTAGGTGACCAGTCTCTCACTCTACTTTAGCGCCCGTCCTCCTTACGTCCTGCTAATGGCAAAACCAATACGTTCTCTCCCAGCTGTCGGAAGGAAAATGTTATGACATCGCTGTTATAGCTATGAAACAGCTCCGCTCTTGGGCGGTCATGACATCTCGAAATCATAACATTCCCGAAGAACAAGTTCAAAACGAATTGGGCAATACCGTGTAAGTTCATTAATACACTGCACCACTCAGAAACAGCAATGTCTTCGGCTACTGTTGGTGACCGCAACGAAGTGAAGAGTTCCGCTTAACGCTCGTGTGTGTCATACCTCTCGCGGTAACCCGCAGCACTCATTAAGCCACTGATATGTTACAGCAGCATGTGGCAGCAGTGCCTGTGGCTGGTTGTGATTGTATGCAATTCGGTGCCAGTCGAATTTGATGTTAACGGTTCGCAAGCCTGGACTCGACacgtctatcgtttgtttaccatttatctgtcagtgtcattccaatcgagcacgagcctgtcaatggccctcgttccagaaggattctaagcgattttcttcggattgagagcttttgacaggtctcgtgctcgattggaatgacacttacagataaataataagaacaagatagagatggcgagtgtTTATACAGAGCGTCTTTAATAATGACATTTGAACCTTGGACTTCTTCTGTgcaaaaaacattaaattttaatttcactTGTAATTATCTAATTATCGATCCTACATCATCATGTCTCGCAGACGACGTAACGACTATTTATCGGCTGCTATGCATGGAAAGAAGTACGAGAAAAAGGTATttacaaataatatttacaaaaaatgaTAATGATAAAAAAATCAGCCTAGGAAAACTATAAGTCGACCCCAAAGTAAATCGGATCCCGAACAGGCATGTCTGGATGCATTGCAAACTTGCAACCTTATAGAATTGTCTGCTATTGCCTCGAAGAACGTAATACGATCAATCCCTATTGAACAAGCAATTCATCAGCCAATCGATTCGAACATTCGGCAAGTTAAATTAATTCAACTTCCAGCCGACGGTTGCAGCCCAGCTGTAGGAACACCTCAAGAGTTGTTGAGGAATACGGATGGGTACAATATTCCAAATGACGAAGAGGAGCAGTATGAGGATGAAAGTGACAATGGAAGCAAATCACCACCCAGAGTTGACGATTGGAGTAATTTCTTAAAGGTTTGTTAGCGTTTCCAGTACAATTTTGAATCATTGCAATTAAGAGATGAAATTGACAATCATTTTGAAAGAAATGTCAATATAATTTACCTACGAATA carries:
- the LOC131692713 gene encoding uncharacterized protein LOC131692713, which gives rise to MFVKELVLHLWPEGIGNATVSGRRSNNPSGKRKATSMEEPAQLEVSNPPDKLDPKKVEYIKDRLFERRVLLNDPRGTALKIARKVPKFIAIVVANNPTLRSGS
- the LOC131687322 gene encoding uncharacterized protein LOC131687322 is translated as MGRTRKTASRKLFGRSANAANMVFMEKTVSDPQEAKSKSKPKKRFKGPAQTKLLIVEEQLKKNEDKENINTIFVADTEHGGENFSADNTDVDPLDLTVGPESSVNIVSGDISDRFLSVLEKPSVDVGIRSESNPNPFVGQLNEGTANSANDTQLQEEISQLRKENLKLRNLNMKLQEALMEKPGGDHGY